A window of Equus przewalskii isolate Varuska chromosome 16, EquPr2, whole genome shotgun sequence contains these coding sequences:
- the ACOD1 gene encoding cis-aconitate decarboxylase isoform X2, whose protein sequence is MALKIYSSNMSSTVWGRPDLRLPPTYAAFVNGVAIHSMDFDDTWHPATHPSGAVLPVLMALSEALPPSPKFSGLDLLLAFNVGIEVQGRLMHFSKEANDIPKRFHPPSVVGTLGSAAAASKILGLSMTKCQEALAIAVSHAGAPMANAATQTKPLHIGNAARHGLEAVFLAMLGLQGNKRVLDLETGFGAFYTNYSPKVLPNLDSHTWLLDQQDVAFKRFPAHLATHWVADAAVSVRKHLVTDRALLPVDHIERIVLRIPEVQYVNRPFPDSEHEARHSFQYVACTTLLDGGITVPSFYERQIHRPQVRELLGKVELEHPQDNLPSFNTLYCEISVTLKDGATFTERADTFYGHWRKPLSQEDLQEKFRANASRMLSCDTVERLIERVESLEDLEDCSVLIALLKGPSPPKMMSKSI, encoded by the exons ATGGCACTCAAG ATCTACAGTTCCAATATGTCCAGCACTGTTTGGGGCCGGCCAGACCTCAGGCTCCCACCAACATATGCTGCTTTTGTCAACGGTGTGGCT ATTCACTCAATGGATTTCGATGACACCTGGCACCCTGCCACCCACCCTTCCGGAGCTGTCCTTCCTGTCCTCATGGCTTTATCAGAAGCCCTGCCTCCAAGTCCAAAGTTTTCTGGCCTTGACCTGCTACTGGCTTTCAATGTTGGGATTGAAGTACAAGGTCGATTAATgcatttctccaaggaagccAATGACATACCAAAGAG ATTCCATCCCCCCTCAGTGGTAGGAACTTTGGGGAGTGCTGCTGCTGCATCCAAGATTTTAGGGCTCAGCATGACAAAGTGCCAAGAGGCCCTGGCTATTGCTGTGTCTCATGCTGGAGCACCCATGGCAAATGCTGCCACTCAGACCAAGCCTCTTCATATTGGCAATGCCGCCAGGCATGGGCTTGAGGCTGTTTTTCTGGCAATGCTGGGTCTCCAAGGAAACAAGCGAGTCTTGGATCTGGAGACAGGGTTTGGGGCCTTCTACACCAACTATTCCCCTAAAGTCCTTCCAAACCTGGATTCCCACACTTGGCTGCTGGACCAGCAGGATGTGGCCTTCAAGCGTTTCCCTGCACATTTGGCCACCCACTGGGTGGCAGACGCAGCTGTATCTGTGAGAAAGCACCTTGTAACAGACAGAGCCCTGCTTCCTGTTGACCACATTGAGAGAATTGTGCTCAGAATTCCAGAGGTCCAGTATGTAAATAGGCCCTTTCCAGACTCGGAGCATGAAGCCCGTCACTCCTTCCAGTATGTGGCCTGTACCACACTGCTGGATGGTGGCATCACTGTGCCATCATTCTATGAACGCCAGATCCACAGGCCCCAGGTGAGGGAGCTGCTTGGTAAGGTGGAGCTGGAGCACCCTCAGGACAACCTGCCAAGCTTCAACACACTGTACTGTGAGATAAGTGTCACTCTCAAAGATGGAGCCACCTTCACAGAGCGCGCGGATACCTTCTACGGTCACTGGAGGAAGCCACTGAGTCAGGAGGACCTGCAGGAGAAGTTCAGAGCCAATGCCTCCAGGATGCTGTCCTGTGACACAGTTGAAAGACTTATAGAGAGAGTGGAAAGCCTGGAAGACCTAGAAGACTGTTCTGTATTAATCGCACTTCTGAAAGGCCCTTCCCCACCAAAGATGATGTCAAAATCCATCTAG
- the ACOD1 gene encoding cis-aconitate decarboxylase isoform X1 produces the protein MALKSVTESFAKVIHGLSVGHLTDQVIQRSKRMILDTLGVGFLGTSTEVFHKVSEYSKIYSSNMSSTVWGRPDLRLPPTYAAFVNGVAIHSMDFDDTWHPATHPSGAVLPVLMALSEALPPSPKFSGLDLLLAFNVGIEVQGRLMHFSKEANDIPKRFHPPSVVGTLGSAAAASKILGLSMTKCQEALAIAVSHAGAPMANAATQTKPLHIGNAARHGLEAVFLAMLGLQGNKRVLDLETGFGAFYTNYSPKVLPNLDSHTWLLDQQDVAFKRFPAHLATHWVADAAVSVRKHLVTDRALLPVDHIERIVLRIPEVQYVNRPFPDSEHEARHSFQYVACTTLLDGGITVPSFYERQIHRPQVRELLGKVELEHPQDNLPSFNTLYCEISVTLKDGATFTERADTFYGHWRKPLSQEDLQEKFRANASRMLSCDTVERLIERVESLEDLEDCSVLIALLKGPSPPKMMSKSI, from the exons ATGGCACTCAAG TCTGTCACAGAAAGCTTTGCCAAAGTGATTCATGGCTTGAGCGTGGGACACCTGACAGATCAAGTTATTCAGAGGAGCAAGAGGATGATTCTGGATACGCTGGGCGTTGGGTTCCTGGGAACCAGTACAGAAGTGTTTCACAAAGTCAGCGAATATAGTAAA ATCTACAGTTCCAATATGTCCAGCACTGTTTGGGGCCGGCCAGACCTCAGGCTCCCACCAACATATGCTGCTTTTGTCAACGGTGTGGCT ATTCACTCAATGGATTTCGATGACACCTGGCACCCTGCCACCCACCCTTCCGGAGCTGTCCTTCCTGTCCTCATGGCTTTATCAGAAGCCCTGCCTCCAAGTCCAAAGTTTTCTGGCCTTGACCTGCTACTGGCTTTCAATGTTGGGATTGAAGTACAAGGTCGATTAATgcatttctccaaggaagccAATGACATACCAAAGAG ATTCCATCCCCCCTCAGTGGTAGGAACTTTGGGGAGTGCTGCTGCTGCATCCAAGATTTTAGGGCTCAGCATGACAAAGTGCCAAGAGGCCCTGGCTATTGCTGTGTCTCATGCTGGAGCACCCATGGCAAATGCTGCCACTCAGACCAAGCCTCTTCATATTGGCAATGCCGCCAGGCATGGGCTTGAGGCTGTTTTTCTGGCAATGCTGGGTCTCCAAGGAAACAAGCGAGTCTTGGATCTGGAGACAGGGTTTGGGGCCTTCTACACCAACTATTCCCCTAAAGTCCTTCCAAACCTGGATTCCCACACTTGGCTGCTGGACCAGCAGGATGTGGCCTTCAAGCGTTTCCCTGCACATTTGGCCACCCACTGGGTGGCAGACGCAGCTGTATCTGTGAGAAAGCACCTTGTAACAGACAGAGCCCTGCTTCCTGTTGACCACATTGAGAGAATTGTGCTCAGAATTCCAGAGGTCCAGTATGTAAATAGGCCCTTTCCAGACTCGGAGCATGAAGCCCGTCACTCCTTCCAGTATGTGGCCTGTACCACACTGCTGGATGGTGGCATCACTGTGCCATCATTCTATGAACGCCAGATCCACAGGCCCCAGGTGAGGGAGCTGCTTGGTAAGGTGGAGCTGGAGCACCCTCAGGACAACCTGCCAAGCTTCAACACACTGTACTGTGAGATAAGTGTCACTCTCAAAGATGGAGCCACCTTCACAGAGCGCGCGGATACCTTCTACGGTCACTGGAGGAAGCCACTGAGTCAGGAGGACCTGCAGGAGAAGTTCAGAGCCAATGCCTCCAGGATGCTGTCCTGTGACACAGTTGAAAGACTTATAGAGAGAGTGGAAAGCCTGGAAGACCTAGAAGACTGTTCTGTATTAATCGCACTTCTGAAAGGCCCTTCCCCACCAAAGATGATGTCAAAATCCATCTAG